The following are encoded in a window of Castanea sativa cultivar Marrone di Chiusa Pesio chromosome 5, ASM4071231v1 genomic DNA:
- the LOC142633790 gene encoding putative F-box/LRR-repeat protein At3g42770, with amino-acid sequence MLRRALQKSSRKKMCTGEKKKDSVSVDERTIPMDLVSQTPTVCGKRMRRSFNTIDKTIGQRRKLSEEHVDKLDRRVESRDLISQLPEYIIHHILSFLNDTKDAARTSILSRKWRQIWTSFSVLIFDQHKIQQQEGRQDIRNMKRAFTDFVDNSLKSHLERKLSIQKLVLHITRYDFELAPHMEQWINIAIENNMKELDLHVVKKSKRYKLPPTIFASKTITGLRLHGCMLKSHCDIKLPKLQKLYLRKVCVDQQIIDNLISCCPLIEDLRFIHCTGLKVLRVSGLLKLDRVEVHHCHGLEEIEVKAPYLQTFWYCGKESMHCKIDLVACFSLKRLTLEDGNMTDEMFQDRLASFPFLEKLDLSKCNKLKNITISSVWLRRLVLRGCKNLVEADIDAPNLFSFEFKGDRMPFSFSNPLSLKEAKFSFEPVHIRSYNHLGGEDALWFTRLRKLLEKLKHSNGLKLVVRSKKNVIIHENLEEILLPPQSDLKLEIIKPSMGLEDLLDNLLRTWHPEILSVVSSPSSEFPKLVHEKMMHRVENPNCCTYNTRNKCWRHFLKGVKIENIEAAAGKRTFGWIPWLKSSPTVLHQTTSYRLSWEPVERMLSKWRMMSMLNPTSVSSVI; translated from the exons ATGCTGAGAAGAGCCCTTCAGAAAAGTTCAAGGAAGAAAATGTGTActggggaaaagaaaaaagattccGTTTCTGTGGATGAGAGAACCATCCCCATGGATTTGGTCTCACAGACACCTACTGTTTGTGGGAAACGAATGAGAAGAAGTTTCAACACCATTGACAAGACTATTGGGCAAAGAAGGAAGCTAAGTGAGGAACATGTAGACAAGCTGGACCGAAGAGTTGAATCCAGGGATCTAATCTCCCAGTTGCCTGAATACATCATCCATCACATCCTTTCTTTCCTTAATGATACAAAAGATGCAGCTCGAACAAGTATCTTGTCCAGAAAGTGGAGGCAGATATGGACTTCATTCTCCGTTTTGATATTTGACCAACACAAGATTCAGCAACAAGAGGGACGTCAGGATATAAGGAACATGAAAAGGGCATTTACTGACTTTGTTGACAACTCTTTGAAGAGCCACCTTGAGCGAAAATTAAGCATACAGAAATTGGTACTACATATTACCAGATATGATTTTGAACTGGCCCCTCATATGGAGCAGTGGATCAACATTGCCATTGAAAACAACATGAAAGAGCTAGATCTCCATGTTGTCAAGAAAAGTAAACGTTACAAGTTGCCCCCAACTATTTTTGCTTCAAAAACAATAACTGGATTAAGGTTACATGGGTGTATGTTAAAATCTCACTGCGATATAAAGCTTCCAAAACTGCAAAAATTGTATCTCCGCAAGGTCTGTGTTGATCAACAGATTATTGACAATCTGATCTCCTGCTGCCCTTTAATTGAGGATTTGAGATTCATACATTGCACAGGGTTGAAGGTTCTGCGGGTTTCAGGTCTTCTTAAACTTGACAGGGTTGAGGTACACCATTGCCATGGACTGGAAGAGATTGAAGTCAAAGCTCCATATCTTCAAACTTTTTGGTATTGTGGGAAGGAATCCATGCACTGCAAAATTGACTTGGTTGCttgtttctctttaaaaagattAACATTGGAGGATGGCAACATGACAGATGAAATGTTTCAAGATCGGTTAGCTAGTTTTCCTTTCCTTGAGAAATTGGACCTAAGCAAATGCAATAAATTGAAGAACATAACGATTTCGAGTGTTTGGCTTAGAAGACTTGTCTTGAGAGGATGCAAAAATCTAGTGGAGGCTGACATAGATGCTCCAAATCTCTTTTCATTCGAGTTTAAGGGTGATAGAATGCCTTTCTCATTTTCAAATCCTTTATCATTAAAGGAGgccaaattttcttttgaacCAGTACATATACGTAGCTATAACCACCTTGGAGGTGAGGATGCTCTCTGGTTTACTAGATTGAGAAAACTTCTCGAGAAGTTAAAACACTCCAATGGCTTAAAATTGGTTGTCCGCTCCAAAAAG AATGTCATTATACatgaaaatttagaagaaatTTTGCTTCCTCCACAATCTGATCTGAAGCTTGAAATAATCAAACCATCAATGGGCCTTGAAGATTTATTGGATAATTTGTTGAGGACATGGCACCCAGAGATTCTATCAGTAGTATCATCTCCCAGCAGTGAATTCCCCAAG TTGGTGCATGAAAAGATGATGCACAGAGTAGAAAATCCAAACTGCTGTACGTACAACACTCGAAATAAATGTTGGCGACACTTTCTGAAGGGTGTCAAGATTGAAAACATTGAAGCAGCCGCTGGTAAAAGGACATTTGGCTGGATTCCTTGGTTGAAGTCATCTCCGACTGTTCTGCACCAGACAACCAGTTATAGACTATCTTGGGAACCTGTTGAACGTATGTTAAGCAAGTGGCGGATGATGAGTATGCTTAATCCTACATCAGTGTCTAGTGTTATCTAA